The stretch of DNA GCTGGCGGGCTATGCCGGGCTGGTCTCGGTCGGCCAGCAGGCCTTCGTCGGCCTCGGCGGCTATGCGCTGTTCGTCTTCTCGATCTGGCTGGGCGTCCATCCGCTGCTGGCGCTGCCGCTGGCCGCCGTGGCCGCGGCCCTGTTCGCCATTCCGACTGCGCTCATCGTGTTCCGGCTGCGCGGCGCCTATTTCGCCATCGGCACCTGGGTGACGGCGGAGGTCTACCGCCTCAGCTTCGCCCAGGTCTCCGACCTCGGCGGCGGCTCCGGCATGAGCCTGCCGATCGGCGTCATCAAGGCGGTCGCCGGCAGCCGGTCGGAACGGGAACTGGTGGTCTTCGCGATCGGCATCGCGGTCGCCGTGGCCTCGACCGGTATCGTTTACTGGATGCTGCGCTCGCGCTACGGGCTGGGGCTCACCGCCATCCGCGACAGCGAGGCGGCCTCGGAAAGCCTGGGCGTCAACAATTTCCGCACCAAGCTCTACGTTTATGTGCTGGCGGCCTCGATCACCGGCTTCATCGGCGCGCTGATCTATCTGCAGAAATTCCGCATCGCGCCGGACGCCGCCTTCAGCCTGATCGACTGGACCGCCTATGTCATCTTCATCGTGGTGATCGGCGGCATCGGGCGGATCGAGGGGCCGATCGTCGGCACCATCGTCTTCTTCATCTTGCGGGAATTTCTCGCCGACCTGGGCAGCTGGTACCTGATGATCCTCGGCCTGGTCGCCGTCGTCATCATGCTGCGCGCGCCGCAGGGCATCTGGGGCCTGCTCGCCGCGCGCTTCGACCTGCATTTCTTCCCGGTCCAGAGGCGGCTCTATCTGCGCGACGGCCGCCCGCCGGGCAGTCCGTAACGGGATGCGGGCATGACGGTACGCTTCGACCGGCCGTGGTACAGCCGCCCCTTCGCGCCGTCGCCCGGCGACCGGCTGTGCGCCGCGGCGGAAATCGGCGCCGGCGAGGCGCGCGCGTTCACCTGGGGCGAGGGCAAGACGGCGTTCGACCTGATCCTGGTCGGTACGGAGGGCGGGCCGCGCGCCTACATCAACCAGTGCCCGCATTTCAAGATCCGGATGACCGCCCGGCCCGACGAGCTGCTGAATTCCGACGGCCTGATCCAGTGCGCCTGGCACTATGCCTGCTTCCGGCCGGTCGACGGCCATTGCGTCTCCGGCCCGGTCGAGGGCTATGCGCTCAACGCCGTGCCGGTCGAGGTGCGCGGCGGCGCGGTGGTGATCGGCGATCCGGAACCGGAGGCCCGGGCGGAGAGCGCGGCATGAACCGGCCGGAGAGCGCGTATCCCGCCCGGCCGCCAGCCGCCGACCGGGAACGGGTTCGTTCGCTGGCCCGCGGCCTGGCGGTGATCCAGGCCTTCGGGCCGGAGCGGCCGTCGATGACGCTCACCGAAGTTTCCGCCGCCACCGGCATGACACGGGCCGCGGCGCGCCGCTTCCTGCTCACCCTGGAAGACCTCGGCTTCGTCGCGTCCGACGGCAAGCATTTCTCGCTGACGCCCCACATCCTGCGTCTCGGCTATGCCTATCTCTCCTCCATGAGCTGGTGGCATATCGCCCAGCCCTTCATGGAGCAGGTCGCCCTCACGGTGCAGGAAAGCTGTTCGGCGGCGGTGCTGGACGGCGACGAGATCGTCTATGTTGCGCGCGTCCCGGCGACCCGGATCATGGCGGTCAATCTCAGCATCGGCACGCGCCTGCCGGCTTACTGCACGTCGCTCGGCCGGGTGCTGCTGGCCCACCGCCCGCCGGACTGGCTGGACGGCTACCTGGCGCGGACGACGCCGGCGAAACGGGCGCCGCGCACGATTACCGACCCCGACCGCCTGCGCGCCGAGATCGACAAGGTACGGGCCCGGGGCTTCTGCCTGGTCGACGAGGAACTGGAGCCCGGCGTCCGCTCCATCGCCGTGCCGCTCTTCGACCGCACGGGCGCCTGCATCGCCGCGCTCAATATCGGGGGCGCCGCCGCACGCACGCCGGTTCAGCGCATGCTCGACGTCTATCTTCCCGCGCTCCGTGACGCTGTACGCAAGACGACGGAAGCGCTGCCGTAGGATGGCGGGCAAAGCCCGGTCTGCTCATTTTCTTGTTTTGTTCTTGTATTCGCAGCTCATTTGCCTATTTCTGCGTCATGGCCCGGACGCCTCC from Rhodospirillaceae bacterium encodes:
- a CDS encoding Rieske 2Fe-2S domain-containing protein, giving the protein MTVRFDRPWYSRPFAPSPGDRLCAAAEIGAGEARAFTWGEGKTAFDLILVGTEGGPRAYINQCPHFKIRMTARPDELLNSDGLIQCAWHYACFRPVDGHCVSGPVEGYALNAVPVEVRGGAVVIGDPEPEARAESAA
- a CDS encoding IclR family transcriptional regulator → MNRPESAYPARPPAADRERVRSLARGLAVIQAFGPERPSMTLTEVSAATGMTRAAARRFLLTLEDLGFVASDGKHFSLTPHILRLGYAYLSSMSWWHIAQPFMEQVALTVQESCSAAVLDGDEIVYVARVPATRIMAVNLSIGTRLPAYCTSLGRVLLAHRPPDWLDGYLARTTPAKRAPRTITDPDRLRAEIDKVRARGFCLVDEELEPGVRSIAVPLFDRTGACIAALNIGGAAARTPVQRMLDVYLPALRDAVRKTTEALP
- a CDS encoding branched-chain amino acid ABC transporter permease, whose amino-acid sequence is MADTAQYRVATATRTSRIGLLVLLAGVVFLAATPLWGGRAEMRLVVEFCYFLALAQMWNLLAGYAGLVSVGQQAFVGLGGYALFVFSIWLGVHPLLALPLAAVAAALFAIPTALIVFRLRGAYFAIGTWVTAEVYRLSFAQVSDLGGGSGMSLPIGVIKAVAGSRSERELVVFAIGIAVAVASTGIVYWMLRSRYGLGLTAIRDSEAASESLGVNNFRTKLYVYVLAASITGFIGALIYLQKFRIAPDAAFSLIDWTAYVIFIVVIGGIGRIEGPIVGTIVFFILREFLADLGSWYLMILGLVAVVIMLRAPQGIWGLLAARFDLHFFPVQRRLYLRDGRPPGSP